The following are from one region of the Geoalkalibacter subterraneus genome:
- a CDS encoding 5-formyltetrahydrofolate cyclo-ligase, whose product MPKTTIRETLLRQRRRLPADQCMSLSLEIQSYLMALDLFREADTLALYSPVQNEVYTEALFAEARQQKKRIVYPRVCGDDLEFVEVVSRSDLVHGYFGVLEPGEGPRVDVGEIDLLVVPGVAFDRVGHRLGYGKGFYDRALRAAPQSCRLAGLCFDFQWMTALPYDAHDVRMHAVVTEAGCRYCEQSRQ is encoded by the coding sequence ATGCCCAAAACCACGATTCGTGAAACCTTGCTTCGTCAGCGCCGTCGCTTGCCGGCTGACCAATGCATGTCACTGAGCCTGGAGATCCAAAGCTATCTGATGGCTCTGGACCTGTTTCGTGAGGCAGACACCCTGGCTCTTTACAGCCCTGTTCAGAATGAGGTTTACACTGAAGCGCTTTTTGCCGAGGCACGCCAGCAGAAAAAGCGCATTGTCTATCCGCGCGTGTGTGGTGACGACCTTGAGTTTGTTGAGGTTGTCTCGCGGAGCGATTTAGTGCATGGCTATTTCGGTGTGCTTGAGCCGGGCGAAGGGCCTCGGGTTGATGTTGGTGAGATCGACCTGCTGGTGGTCCCCGGGGTCGCCTTTGATCGGGTTGGCCACAGGCTCGGTTATGGCAAGGGCTTTTACGACCGGGCTTTGCGGGCGGCGCCTCAATCCTGCCGCCTGGCCGGCCTGTGTTTTGATTTTCAGTGGATGACGGCTCTGCCTTACGACGCTCACGATGTGCGCATGCATGCCGTGGTGACGGAAGCGGGCTGTCGCTATTGCGAGCAATCCCGGCAATGA
- a CDS encoding cell division protein ZapA translates to MTILGQQYTLRTDATSDQVREVVDFVRQSLDEVTGRHRAVDSLDAAVLALLNVAGSFLRMKRADEAQIQEVEQLIDRIDRVLNEQPGGSANSDEMLG, encoded by the coding sequence GTGACCATTCTTGGGCAGCAGTATACCCTGCGCACCGATGCGACGAGCGATCAGGTGCGTGAAGTGGTTGATTTTGTGCGGCAATCTCTGGATGAGGTTACGGGCCGTCACCGTGCGGTAGATTCTCTGGATGCTGCGGTTCTTGCTCTCCTCAATGTCGCGGGTTCTTTTCTGCGGATGAAAAGAGCTGATGAGGCGCAGATACAGGAAGTTGAGCAGCTCATCGACCGTATTGATCGGGTTCTAAACGAGCAGCCGGGTGGTAGCGCAAATTCTGACGAAATGTTAGGATAG
- a CDS encoding cell division protein ZapB, with protein MEIDVLHRLEQRVDQLLERVRGLDAQCQRLQAEKEKLLEERETFGRELDRILAKLEEREESGH; from the coding sequence ATGGAAATAGATGTTTTACACCGCCTCGAACAACGGGTCGATCAGCTTTTGGAACGCGTCCGCGGTCTCGATGCTCAATGTCAGAGACTGCAGGCTGAGAAGGAGAAACTTCTCGAAGAGCGCGAGACGTTTGGTCGAGAGCTTGACAGAATTCTTGCGAAGCTTGAAGAGCGGGAGGAGTCGGGCCACTGA
- a CDS encoding transposase: MNLHDRASRNIARRLSFQTAAKDQAGIALDLAAGKDVPEVYHLSDAGFFDEFFYFLEEIGVMPRLLELDPKVSSRPTTVRFPAVILIYLMRIVAGLAFYWHIEPVVLHSQALMRLVGFNGREILEGTSLRGRKKPTAETSPEAADSPDGSGQSEPGSPIRGPVCADSIATYIQAIAASALERLFNTVVAVLAARSFFPKTVHATLDASEIQSTQRCEGCGMVSKEKPPTLRLRKGRIKKVLERVFGFKIWVIWEPVSGLPLALRFATIETADVTLAREVVAQALSNLGGQATLSSLAFDRGFTDGAFWWWLHQQGIHFYVPAKKNMAVYADALACAANGVRQSRQKTRSVGHGKNKTSVVDRWEAVGIDGLTSAGFYGEHGSGSHEHAANFSANPINAVVVVDDPYCRNNPGCDTMVILTNAAVAKPLCAYDRYDRRSEMENALFREAKQAWFIERPAKNTARAFRAHVYLTLLTMALSTAFRTWLEQQDKKERAGEQTGIRKYRQQVRQDNGNKVIVFDEGRYAIFEVYELVILCGRTVVRPRGVPESITTTDILRKYGAIKE, encoded by the coding sequence ATGAACCTACACGACCGTGCTTCCAGAAATATCGCCCGTCGACTCTCCTTTCAGACCGCCGCCAAAGACCAGGCCGGCATTGCCCTGGATCTGGCGGCGGGTAAGGACGTGCCGGAGGTTTATCACCTCAGTGACGCCGGCTTCTTCGACGAGTTCTTCTATTTCCTCGAAGAGATCGGGGTCATGCCTCGCCTGCTGGAGCTTGACCCGAAAGTCTCCAGCCGCCCGACGACCGTCCGCTTTCCTGCGGTCATCCTCATCTATCTGATGCGCATCGTCGCGGGCCTGGCGTTCTATTGGCACATCGAACCGGTGGTTCTGCACTCGCAGGCATTGATGCGCCTGGTGGGGTTCAACGGCCGGGAGATTCTGGAGGGGACGAGCCTGCGGGGGCGTAAAAAGCCCACCGCCGAGACCTCCCCGGAGGCTGCCGATAGCCCGGACGGCTCCGGACAGAGCGAGCCGGGCAGCCCGATCCGTGGCCCGGTCTGCGCCGATTCGATTGCCACCTACATCCAAGCGATTGCGGCTTCCGCGCTGGAGAGGCTCTTCAACACGGTGGTGGCGGTGCTGGCCGCTCGTTCGTTCTTTCCCAAGACCGTGCATGCGACACTCGATGCTTCGGAAATCCAGTCGACTCAGCGCTGTGAGGGCTGCGGCATGGTCTCCAAGGAGAAGCCGCCGACGCTGCGCCTGCGCAAGGGGCGCATCAAGAAGGTGCTGGAACGGGTCTTCGGGTTCAAGATCTGGGTGATCTGGGAGCCGGTCAGCGGCTTGCCGCTGGCCCTGCGCTTTGCCACCATCGAGACCGCCGATGTGACCCTGGCCCGGGAGGTGGTCGCCCAGGCTCTGAGCAATCTCGGCGGGCAGGCCACCTTGTCGTCGCTGGCCTTTGACCGGGGGTTTACCGATGGCGCCTTCTGGTGGTGGCTGCACCAGCAGGGGATCCACTTCTATGTCCCGGCCAAGAAGAACATGGCGGTCTATGCCGATGCCCTGGCCTGCGCTGCAAACGGGGTCCGCCAGAGCCGGCAGAAGACCCGCTCGGTCGGGCACGGCAAGAACAAGACCAGCGTGGTCGATCGCTGGGAGGCGGTCGGGATCGACGGACTCACCTCGGCCGGCTTCTATGGCGAGCACGGCAGCGGCTCCCACGAACATGCCGCAAACTTCTCGGCCAATCCGATCAACGCGGTGGTGGTCGTGGATGATCCCTACTGCCGAAACAACCCCGGTTGCGACACCATGGTGATTCTCACCAACGCTGCGGTCGCCAAGCCGCTTTGTGCCTACGATCGCTACGACCGCAGAAGCGAGATGGAGAACGCCCTGTTCCGGGAGGCGAAGCAGGCATGGTTCATCGAGCGGCCGGCAAAGAATACCGCCAGGGCGTTTCGGGCTCATGTCTACCTCACCCTGCTCACCATGGCGCTCTCCACGGCGTTTCGCACCTGGCTGGAGCAGCAGGACAAAAAAGAGCGCGCCGGGGAGCAAACCGGCATCCGCAAGTACCGGCAGCAGGTCCGTCAAGACAACGGCAACAAGGTCATTGTCTTCGACGAGGGGCGCTATGCCATCTTCGAGGTCTATGAGCTCGTCATTCTCTGCGGCAGAACGGTGGTCAGACCGCGAGGAGTGCCGGAGAGCATAACCACAACGGATATCCTGCGCAAGTACGGGGCGATTAAGGAATAG
- the ftsY gene encoding signal recognition particle-docking protein FtsY, with protein sequence MLEEIKQKLSETLTQAGQWADKALQHAMVWLAQLLDNIALMLGHYGVPEEYRFLVALGLLYLLVVLVVLLFILLVFRRRRRKRREALKREAPPGLEPEEALRPPVPEEEEETPAPKEELRAEPEEGKAPAAEPPAEAEAEVEEVRPEEVAPEPVAEEELVPEEAPVVLPEEREAAPEVEGIPEEPRVSLFERMRQGLSKTQASLVGRIDTLLRGRKEIDADLIEDLEEILITADLGMKTTQDLVAVLEDRLDRNELADGEAVRSAMQEELTRRLEEQACGPLDLDAAKPFVLMVVGVNGVGKTTTIGKLARQFKNEGRSVVLGAGDTFRAAASEQLAIWGERSGVEVIRHSEGADPAAVAFDAAKAAVARKADVLILDTAGRLHTKANLMEELKKIRRVLDREIPGAPHETLLVLDATTGQNALNQAKLFSEAVAVSGIALTKLDGTAKGGIVVAISNELKLPVRYIGIGEGVEDLRPFDPAMFAAALFDRD encoded by the coding sequence GTGTTGGAAGAGATTAAACAAAAATTGAGCGAAACCCTGACCCAGGCGGGTCAATGGGCAGATAAGGCTCTGCAGCATGCCATGGTCTGGCTTGCGCAGCTTCTGGACAATATCGCATTGATGCTGGGGCACTATGGGGTGCCTGAAGAATATCGTTTCCTGGTGGCACTGGGGTTGCTGTATCTCCTGGTCGTTCTGGTTGTTCTTCTTTTTATCCTCCTTGTTTTCCGGCGCAGACGGCGCAAACGGCGTGAGGCGCTCAAGCGCGAAGCGCCACCCGGGCTCGAGCCGGAAGAAGCTCTCAGGCCGCCAGTCCCAGAAGAAGAGGAGGAGACGCCTGCGCCCAAAGAGGAACTCAGGGCGGAGCCTGAAGAGGGAAAAGCCCCGGCTGCTGAACCTCCCGCCGAGGCAGAGGCTGAAGTTGAAGAGGTCCGCCCTGAAGAGGTCGCGCCTGAACCGGTTGCGGAGGAGGAACTTGTGCCTGAGGAGGCGCCTGTTGTTCTTCCCGAGGAGCGGGAAGCGGCGCCGGAAGTTGAAGGAATTCCTGAAGAGCCCAGGGTCAGTCTTTTTGAACGGATGCGCCAGGGACTGTCCAAAACCCAGGCTTCGCTGGTCGGTCGCATTGATACCCTGCTGCGTGGGCGAAAGGAGATCGACGCCGATCTGATCGAAGATCTGGAGGAGATCCTGATTACTGCGGATCTGGGTATGAAAACCACTCAGGACCTGGTGGCGGTTCTCGAAGACCGTCTGGATCGCAATGAACTGGCTGACGGCGAAGCCGTACGCAGTGCCATGCAGGAAGAGTTGACCCGTCGCCTTGAAGAGCAAGCCTGCGGTCCCCTCGACCTTGATGCGGCAAAACCCTTCGTGCTTATGGTAGTGGGCGTCAACGGGGTGGGCAAGACGACGACAATCGGCAAACTGGCCCGACAGTTTAAAAACGAAGGGCGCAGTGTTGTATTGGGGGCCGGCGACACTTTCCGTGCTGCGGCTTCCGAGCAGTTGGCTATTTGGGGCGAGCGCAGCGGTGTTGAAGTGATTCGCCACTCCGAAGGCGCCGACCCTGCCGCGGTTGCGTTCGATGCGGCCAAGGCGGCAGTGGCGCGTAAGGCGGATGTTCTGATCCTTGATACCGCTGGAAGGCTTCACACCAAGGCGAATCTGATGGAAGAGCTCAAGAAGATCCGGCGGGTTCTGGATCGCGAAATCCCCGGCGCTCCTCATGAAACCCTGCTTGTTCTCGATGCCACCACCGGGCAGAATGCCCTGAACCAGGCCAAGCTGTTCAGCGAGGCGGTCGCTGTCAGCGGCATTGCCCTGACCAAACTCGACGGCACGGCCAAAGGTGGAATTGTTGTGGCCATCAGCAATGAACTCAAGCTCCCCGTGAGATATATCGGCATCGGCGAGGGGGTGGAGGATCTGCGCCCCTTCGATCCGGCGATGTTTGCCGCCGCACTTTTTGACAGGGATTGA
- a CDS encoding roadblock/LC7 domain-containing protein produces the protein MSLNALLRNLLGELPDALGVVLADWEGEAVAHAARMDDFELKVFGAHHGIILDSLRQAAARLGEPGVEEVAIHADNRLILVMPVTEEYFIVLTLESEGLLARARHVLQAYAPQLHEEVA, from the coding sequence ATGTCCTTAAATGCTCTTCTTCGGAACCTTTTGGGCGAACTTCCTGACGCTCTGGGCGTCGTTCTTGCCGATTGGGAAGGTGAAGCAGTCGCCCATGCGGCCCGCATGGATGATTTCGAATTGAAAGTTTTTGGAGCGCATCACGGCATTATCCTTGACTCTTTGCGTCAGGCGGCTGCCCGTCTTGGAGAGCCGGGAGTGGAAGAGGTCGCCATTCATGCCGACAACCGTCTCATTCTTGTCATGCCGGTTACTGAGGAGTATTTTATTGTCCTGACGCTGGAGAGCGAGGGGCTGTTGGCGCGTGCACGGCATGTCCTGCAAGCCTATGCTCCACAACTTCATGAAGAGGTTGCCTGA
- a CDS encoding YhdP family protein: protein MLRRHPLLVAVGLLLVAAATALAFAVATFDLNNYRSMLADRLSQQLGLPVSIGEARFALHKGINLDFSSIRIGDETSEYDLRAEHLFLRLKLRPLLQRQISFTAIEIISPTVRIHSSSATRAGEEDPAPLSILSLLHETKVKFLTIRDGRFHWQRQSDTQKSWAASSLRLASIDLTLDDIGPDATTRAQFKADLHPQDSEPVRLKAEVEVLPADNWADWKGWHGELDLQVRHLDPTPFLKRHLPASTLDGRGNLTVSAQGSVREGLDLNAVLEGLHLSADDEAQSLPLLFESSGRAEVRDGIWNLSSSTVRLNDLNLQGSLVLEVEPEHPEKAHLQGELSSNTFSAVTLHHMLAALGAGNALDALQDTGSLTVEALRFDGPIREASNAGLESTELLRYAAVHGENLAWETAAGPVEKNRLQLVYENRQLRITQGNFVWQEIPWSLSGHIEELAPGATPHLNLKGEARADIKKLTQLLPKPIPSELNLSGPAAISLEVTESPSRPKLNLDLNLSEVAARWGKAVRKPPGMPTTLGLQGTHEGEKLQIRGGHVALGGLKANFEGEVVLKGATPFRFIVQLSQSDLAKLEQLLPAVEDFRLQGTLSGDLLLSGTRDRLDPPQGEFTLKGGGAHFFNVVADLNRTQGEIFLSGRTVNAPKLKTYLGESAFDVAAQIPDLADFRLLIDLEGQNLRPQDLIFRGGKTNLTSVYGQMAIDTRGIYFTPVYARTGGGTRAAVSGGVHGYSKPKVELSINAEYGNVDEILEFFSGPPRQVGSDKKETEQTTVDIKVKTEAGTFHKIEFAQAEADIHYRAGILQIYPLHADLAPGYYVGRVVWAEPPGAAALLKVSGHLEDVNAEEAQNIQSDAPGLITGTLRGDFYLEGDSHNFIETSRGGFSLESHNGILRRFNVLSKVFSLLNVAQIFSFQLPDMAREGMPYQRISANFSLRNGILTSEDLLVDSNAINMSMVGEIDLVDNEIDAVLGVKPLQTVDSVISKIPIAGWILTGEDESLIMTHFRVKGDRRNPEVKAIPVTSISEKVRGVFKRVLGFPAKVFSDLEKATQ, encoded by the coding sequence ATGCTTCGACGCCATCCACTGCTCGTCGCAGTCGGCCTTCTGCTCGTTGCGGCTGCGACAGCACTGGCCTTCGCCGTTGCGACCTTTGATTTAAATAATTATCGCAGCATGCTCGCTGACCGCCTCAGTCAGCAGTTGGGCCTCCCTGTGTCTATCGGTGAAGCGCGCTTTGCCCTGCACAAGGGGATCAATCTCGACTTCAGCAGCATACGCATCGGCGATGAAACCAGCGAATACGACCTCCGCGCCGAGCATCTGTTTCTGCGACTCAAATTGCGCCCCCTGCTGCAGCGCCAGATTTCTTTCACCGCTATCGAGATCATCTCCCCAACGGTCAGGATTCATTCATCATCTGCGACAAGAGCCGGTGAGGAGGACCCTGCCCCTCTTTCCATCCTTTCCTTGCTGCATGAAACAAAAGTAAAATTTCTAACGATCCGCGACGGCCGATTCCACTGGCAGCGGCAGAGCGACACACAGAAATCATGGGCAGCCTCATCCCTGCGACTCGCCAGTATCGACCTGACACTTGATGATATCGGGCCTGATGCAACGACCCGTGCCCAGTTCAAGGCCGACCTCCACCCGCAGGATTCCGAGCCTGTCCGCCTCAAAGCAGAGGTTGAGGTCCTCCCGGCAGACAATTGGGCCGACTGGAAGGGATGGCACGGGGAACTCGATCTACAGGTTCGCCACCTCGACCCGACTCCCTTTCTGAAAAGACACCTTCCTGCTTCAACTCTGGATGGCAGGGGAAATCTGACTGTTTCGGCCCAGGGTTCGGTGCGCGAAGGGCTTGATCTGAATGCTGTACTGGAAGGTTTGCACCTGTCCGCAGACGATGAAGCCCAATCCCTCCCCCTCCTGTTTGAATCCTCCGGCCGCGCTGAAGTCCGGGACGGCATCTGGAATCTGAGTTCGAGCACAGTCCGTCTCAATGACCTTAACCTGCAAGGTTCCCTTGTTCTTGAAGTCGAGCCCGAGCATCCTGAAAAAGCGCATCTGCAAGGAGAGCTTTCCAGCAACACGTTCTCCGCGGTAACCCTTCATCACATGCTTGCGGCCCTAGGCGCAGGCAATGCTCTCGACGCTCTTCAGGATACGGGTTCGCTGACCGTTGAAGCGCTGCGTTTCGATGGCCCGATTCGTGAGGCTTCCAATGCAGGCCTCGAATCAACGGAACTATTGAGGTATGCAGCCGTTCACGGTGAAAACCTGGCATGGGAAACGGCAGCAGGACCCGTCGAGAAGAACCGGCTGCAGCTGGTCTATGAGAACAGGCAACTTCGGATCACGCAAGGAAATTTCGTCTGGCAGGAGATTCCATGGTCGCTGAGTGGCCATATCGAGGAGCTTGCACCCGGGGCAACGCCACACCTGAACCTTAAAGGCGAAGCCCGAGCCGACATCAAGAAGCTGACACAGCTGCTTCCGAAACCAATTCCATCGGAACTGAACCTAAGTGGGCCGGCCGCAATCTCCCTGGAGGTCACAGAGAGTCCTTCCAGACCTAAATTAAATCTCGATCTCAACCTCTCCGAGGTTGCCGCACGCTGGGGAAAGGCAGTCCGCAAACCACCGGGCATGCCGACCACCCTTGGGCTGCAGGGCACCCATGAAGGAGAGAAACTCCAGATTCGCGGCGGGCATGTGGCTCTGGGAGGGCTTAAGGCGAATTTCGAGGGGGAGGTTGTCCTCAAAGGCGCCACCCCGTTTCGCTTTATCGTCCAGCTCTCCCAGTCCGACCTCGCAAAACTCGAACAACTGCTGCCGGCGGTTGAAGATTTCAGGCTGCAGGGCACGTTGAGCGGCGACCTTCTTTTGAGCGGCACCAGGGACCGTCTCGATCCACCTCAGGGCGAATTCACGCTCAAGGGGGGCGGAGCTCACTTTTTCAATGTCGTTGCCGACCTCAACCGCACCCAGGGAGAGATCTTCCTTTCCGGTCGGACAGTCAATGCCCCCAAGCTGAAAACCTACCTGGGGGAATCAGCCTTCGATGTCGCGGCACAGATCCCCGATTTGGCCGATTTTCGTCTGCTTATTGACCTGGAGGGGCAGAACCTCCGCCCGCAGGACCTGATCTTCAGAGGAGGCAAAACCAACCTGACCTCGGTTTACGGGCAGATGGCAATCGATACCAGAGGGATTTATTTCACTCCTGTCTACGCCCGCACCGGCGGCGGCACCCGCGCCGCTGTCAGCGGCGGAGTCCACGGCTACAGCAAGCCCAAGGTCGAGTTGTCCATCAACGCCGAATATGGCAATGTGGACGAGATTCTTGAATTCTTTTCAGGGCCGCCGCGCCAGGTGGGAAGCGACAAGAAGGAGACAGAACAAACTACGGTTGACATCAAAGTTAAGACAGAGGCGGGCACTTTTCATAAAATCGAATTCGCACAGGCCGAGGCGGACATTCATTATCGGGCGGGAATATTGCAGATCTACCCGCTTCACGCGGACCTCGCCCCCGGTTACTACGTAGGTCGGGTTGTCTGGGCCGAACCACCCGGCGCCGCTGCCCTGCTCAAAGTTTCAGGGCATCTGGAAGATGTCAATGCCGAAGAAGCCCAGAACATTCAAAGTGACGCCCCAGGGTTGATCACCGGCACGCTCCGCGGTGATTTCTACCTCGAAGGAGACAGTCATAATTTCATTGAAACCAGCCGCGGAGGGTTTTCTCTGGAGTCGCACAACGGGATCTTGAGGCGGTTCAATGTTCTGTCCAAGGTTTTCTCGCTGCTCAACGTGGCACAGATTTTTTCTTTTCAATTGCCGGATATGGCGCGCGAAGGGATGCCGTACCAGAGAATATCCGCCAATTTCAGCCTGCGCAACGGCATATTGACCAGTGAGGATCTTCTGGTGGACAGCAATGCCATCAATATGTCGATGGTCGGAGAGATTGATCTGGTGGATAACGAGATAGATGCCGTCCTCGGTGTCAAACCACTGCAAACGGTGGATTCCGTTATTTCAAAAATTCCCATTGCAGGCTGGATTCTCACGGGGGAGGATGAGTCACTGATTATGACTCATTTTCGTGTAAAGGGGGACCGCAGAAACCCCGAGGTCAAAGCGATCCCCGTCACATCGATTTCAGAGAAAGTTCGCGGCGTTTTTAAGCGGGTGCTGGGGTTTCCGGCAAAGGTTTTCTCCGATCTGGAAAAGGCAACTCAGTAG
- the ubiE gene encoding bifunctional demethylmenaquinone methyltransferase/2-methoxy-6-polyprenyl-1,4-benzoquinol methylase UbiE encodes MFQLSDKGRRIREMFDAIAPRYDLLNRLLSLGIDRRWRTFAVGCLEIPDNGCVLDLATGTGDVALEIARQTPDSVKIVGEDFTQGMLVRGREKVAQSPFSERIFLVNAPCETIPHPAGVFDGVTIAFGIRNVVDRAAGLREMWRVLKPGGRVVILEFSAPTNALFKKLYYFYFLRLLPFIGGLFSKRSAYQYLPDSVLEFPSREEFKAMMADAGFANIRHVDQTGGIASVYVGEKRGS; translated from the coding sequence ATGTTTCAGCTTTCTGATAAGGGGCGCCGCATCCGCGAGATGTTCGATGCGATTGCTCCCCGTTACGATCTGCTCAATCGTCTGTTGTCTTTGGGAATCGACCGCCGCTGGCGGACTTTTGCCGTTGGCTGTCTGGAGATTCCGGACAACGGGTGCGTGCTGGACCTCGCCACCGGAACCGGGGACGTGGCCCTGGAGATTGCCCGCCAAACCCCTGATTCGGTAAAGATTGTCGGCGAGGATTTCACTCAGGGAATGTTGGTGCGTGGCCGCGAGAAGGTCGCTCAGTCCCCTTTCTCCGAGCGGATTTTTCTGGTCAACGCGCCCTGTGAAACGATTCCCCACCCTGCTGGGGTGTTCGATGGTGTGACCATCGCATTCGGTATCCGCAACGTGGTGGACCGCGCCGCCGGGCTGCGTGAGATGTGGCGGGTGCTCAAGCCTGGCGGTCGGGTGGTGATTCTCGAATTTTCAGCCCCGACAAATGCCCTTTTCAAAAAACTCTACTATTTTTACTTTCTACGCCTGTTGCCTTTTATCGGCGGCCTTTTCTCCAAACGCAGCGCTTATCAGTATCTGCCCGATTCCGTGCTGGAATTTCCCTCGCGGGAAGAATTCAAGGCGATGATGGCGGATGCCGGTTTTGCCAATATCCGTCATGTTGACCAGACCGGCGGGATTGCAAGCGTGTATGTAGGGGAAAAGCGCGGTTCCTGA
- a CDS encoding (deoxy)nucleoside triphosphate pyrophosphohydrolase: MPPLLVTAAIIRCEDRILLTRRPPHVRLGGWWEFPGGKLDAEESPQEGLKREIIEELGIEIEVGPIFEVVYYRYERGPVLIMAYECRQCDDRPIRNIEVCDHRWILPTQLDQFEILPADQPIVEKLQTIGMTASGIQIP; encoded by the coding sequence ATGCCGCCACTTCTGGTCACCGCCGCCATCATCCGGTGCGAGGATCGCATCCTGCTTACCCGGCGCCCTCCTCATGTGCGCCTCGGCGGATGGTGGGAATTCCCCGGGGGCAAACTTGATGCAGAAGAGTCGCCGCAAGAAGGCTTGAAGCGCGAGATTATCGAAGAATTAGGGATCGAAATCGAAGTCGGCCCCATCTTCGAGGTGGTATACTACCGTTACGAGCGAGGGCCGGTGCTGATCATGGCCTATGAATGCAGACAGTGCGACGACCGCCCGATTCGCAATATCGAAGTCTGTGACCACCGCTGGATCCTGCCGACGCAACTCGACCAGTTCGAGATACTGCCGGCGGATCAGCCCATTGTCGAAAAACTGCAAACCATCGGCATGACAGCCTCTGGAATACAGATCCCATAG
- a CDS encoding DUF4212 domain-containing protein: MDSPPRLEVNFFRPSTPNMQNEVGVARIVLLFWFILSCGVPMAIWLAGLGDPSGLGRSVLTETRFLGFPLHYWLVAQGCTIGYVLLCKLYCMLWDKKVRRR; encoded by the coding sequence ATGGATTCACCCCCCCGGTTGGAAGTCAATTTTTTCCGGCCCAGCACGCCGAACATGCAGAACGAAGTCGGAGTTGCCCGCATTGTTCTGCTGTTCTGGTTTATTCTGAGCTGCGGCGTTCCCATGGCAATCTGGCTGGCAGGGCTGGGAGACCCCAGCGGCCTGGGCCGCTCTGTGCTGACCGAGACGCGCTTTCTTGGTTTTCCTCTGCACTACTGGCTGGTAGCGCAGGGATGCACCATCGGCTACGTGCTGCTGTGTAAATTGTATTGCATGCTGTGGGACAAAAAAGTCCGCAGGAGATAG